A genomic segment from Roseofilum capinflatum BLCC-M114 encodes:
- a CDS encoding Uma2 family endonuclease yields MLLEFNPLKIQAGQQILLDNVSWQQLDNFLTEFGEHPAVRLSYSHGLLEIMVPLPEHEKAKEIIGDMVKILLNEQGRNYESLGSTTLKNAQMTQAVEPDACFYIQNQAAIIGKERLDLTLDPPPDLAIEIDLTSRTRLEHYQRLGVLELWRYSSNGLEIHLLQGGQYITSEQSPTFPNIPIIKWVNQSVEESKVSGSSQALQMFRNWVKTLEF; encoded by the coding sequence ATGTTGTTAGAATTCAACCCCCTCAAAATCCAAGCTGGGCAGCAAATCTTGCTAGACAATGTGAGCTGGCAGCAATTAGACAACTTTTTAACTGAATTTGGCGAACATCCTGCTGTCAGGCTGTCTTATAGTCATGGGTTATTAGAAATAATGGTTCCTCTCCCAGAACATGAAAAAGCCAAAGAAATCATTGGCGATATGGTCAAAATCCTACTGAACGAACAGGGGAGAAATTATGAATCGTTAGGGTCAACTACCTTAAAAAATGCCCAAATGACTCAAGCAGTTGAACCGGATGCCTGTTTTTATATTCAAAATCAAGCAGCAATTATTGGCAAAGAGCGACTCGATTTGACCCTTGACCCCCCTCCTGATTTAGCCATAGAAATCGATCTGACTTCTCGAACTCGCTTAGAACATTATCAACGTTTAGGGGTACTAGAACTCTGGCGCTATTCCTCCAATGGATTAGAAATTCATCTCTTACAAGGTGGACAGTATATTACCTCAGAGCAAAGTCCCACATTTCCCAACATTCCCATTATTAAATGGGTAAATCAATCTGTCGAGGAAAGTAAAGTATCG
- the bioD gene encoding dethiobiotin synthase, whose protein sequence is MKSLLITGTDTETGKSVLTTALIAYWQTYYPNQSLGVMKPIQSGVGDLELYLDLFTLDQSPESITPLYLQTPVAPPIAAEVENRTIDLAPIWQAFTSLQKSKERVLVEGLGGLGSPITHELVIADLARDWKLPTVLVVPVKLGAIAQTVANVALARQYRVPLIGLVLNCTHPCTPTEQEHWAPIDLIESLTQMPILGTLPYLENPRDVKKLTQAASNLDLERLFQPLKINKIKES, encoded by the coding sequence ATGAAAAGTCTACTGATTACCGGAACGGATACGGAAACGGGCAAAAGTGTCTTAACGACAGCCCTGATTGCTTATTGGCAAACCTATTATCCAAACCAGTCTCTGGGGGTGATGAAACCGATTCAATCTGGGGTGGGAGATCTGGAACTTTATCTCGATTTATTCACCCTCGACCAGTCTCCAGAATCGATTACTCCTCTCTATCTGCAAACTCCTGTAGCCCCTCCGATCGCCGCAGAAGTGGAGAATAGAACCATTGACCTTGCCCCTATATGGCAGGCGTTTACTAGCCTTCAGAAGAGCAAAGAGCGGGTGCTGGTGGAAGGTTTGGGGGGGTTGGGTTCGCCCATTACCCATGAGTTGGTGATTGCGGATTTGGCTAGGGATTGGAAGCTGCCGACGGTGTTGGTGGTTCCGGTTAAGTTGGGGGCGATCGCCCAAACCGTCGCTAATGTTGCCCTCGCTCGTCAATATCGCGTCCCTCTGATCGGACTGGTACTCAACTGCACCCATCCCTGCACCCCCACGGAGCAGGAACACTGGGCCCCCATTGACCTGATCGAGTCCCTGACGCAAATGCCAATTCTGGGCACACTCCCCTATTTAGAGAACCCCAGGGATGTCAAAAAACTGACTCAAGCAGCATCTAATCTTGACCTAGAGCGACTTTTTCAGCCATTAAAAATTAATAAAATTAAAGAAAGTTAA
- a CDS encoding PhnD/SsuA/transferrin family substrate-binding protein codes for MKLKNLLFLPLLLLMACGSQEMGSNSNSREAIAACPPRMTLAVTDIVGEERLKNEFGAFQTALGEILGIPIDLFPMNDRVTAVPALLFERIDLALAGPSEYVLLKANADAIPLVGITRSGYHTVIVSNANSGIETLEQLKGKTLGIREEGSTASHLGALKILAGMGLKPNEDFKVEIIGSDRGLVVLKEGQLDAWSDGNPHYQRALGKYNLQASDFTLISEGDPLPNDLIVANPSLDAKCITALQARIVENERRLIDAIIASPANQKYAQSRMVAAQDEDYDLIREGYQAIGQEDLLSPTEESVIIHETTQENMEK; via the coding sequence ATGAAACTGAAGAACCTACTTTTTTTACCTTTGCTGCTGTTAATGGCCTGTGGTTCTCAGGAGATGGGGTCTAACTCCAATTCTAGGGAAGCGATCGCCGCTTGTCCACCGCGAATGACCTTAGCAGTTACCGATATTGTGGGAGAAGAGCGCCTCAAAAACGAGTTTGGCGCATTTCAAACCGCTCTGGGAGAAATCTTAGGGATTCCCATTGACCTCTTTCCCATGAACGATCGCGTCACCGCCGTTCCTGCACTCCTCTTTGAGCGCATCGATCTCGCCCTAGCTGGCCCCTCTGAATATGTCCTCTTAAAAGCCAATGCTGATGCAATTCCCTTAGTCGGGATTACCCGTTCTGGCTATCATACGGTGATTGTGTCTAATGCTAACAGTGGTATTGAAACCTTAGAACAGCTCAAAGGTAAAACCCTAGGGATTCGGGAAGAGGGATCGACAGCGAGTCACTTAGGCGCTCTGAAAATATTAGCCGGGATGGGGTTAAAACCCAATGAGGATTTTAAGGTCGAAATTATTGGCAGCGATCGCGGATTAGTCGTCCTCAAGGAAGGTCAACTCGACGCTTGGTCAGATGGCAACCCTCACTATCAGCGTGCCCTAGGAAAATACAATCTTCAAGCCTCAGATTTTACCCTAATTTCCGAGGGAGACCCGTTACCCAACGATCTGATTGTTGCTAATCCATCTCTGGATGCCAAGTGTATCACCGCATTGCAAGCTAGGATTGTTGAAAATGAAAGGAGGTTAATTGACGCGATTATCGCCTCTCCAGCGAACCAAAAATATGCACAATCGCGAATGGTTGCTGCTCAAGACGAAGATTACGACCTGATTCGGGAAGGATATCAGGCGATCGGTCAAGAAGATTTACTTTCACCCACTGAAGAATCCGTTATTATTCATGAAACCACTCAAGAAAACATGGAGAAATAA
- a CDS encoding sensor histidine kinase, producing the protein MKKWLTNWQVSSIFRKIAYANFLVVSISITGTVLGFFIGDYYEEQAQKNLTQATQQEELLRSLETYILKLRAHPYKLIGTVEQALWFRYEIQQFEEHIDDIKSLINELNQLGSLSGSAAQSIDEFCEEAEIAIDRYEKRFQEIWPQVDPLRLSPQSRAEAQQQVLLSVLEDETQSIDVQFEKLTSQLDKLLDISEEQQETAHLQTKQAKKIRKLIISISLVISTSMAFILAIYTGRKIASPIELVTKTAQKVTADSNYNLEAPVITNDEVGILANAFNQLIVKVKKQIYELSEAQYFLEKRVEERTHKLQEALDSLQETQAQLIQTEKMSSLGEMVAGVAHEINNPVSFIHGNITHAQEYIDDLLDLLLLYQEVYVDIKPEIQNKIEEIDLDYIQSDFPKILASMRMGTRRIQTIVSSLRNFSRLDESEVKDVNLHEGLDSTLIILSSKIKPEIEIIKQYGELPQINCYPAQINQVFLNLIVNAIDALLNSDVEPKKISIITDRISRNRVQVKIEDNGPGIPKEIHHKIFNPFFTTKPIGEGTGLGLAISYRIIEKHEGKLEVISEVGQGTTFKITLPIKS; encoded by the coding sequence ATGAAAAAATGGCTGACCAACTGGCAAGTTTCCAGTATATTCCGAAAAATTGCTTACGCCAACTTCCTAGTGGTCAGTATTTCCATTACTGGAACAGTTCTAGGATTTTTCATCGGTGATTATTATGAAGAGCAAGCGCAGAAAAACTTAACTCAAGCCACTCAACAAGAAGAGCTACTTCGCAGCTTAGAAACCTATATTCTTAAACTTCGCGCCCATCCTTATAAACTCATTGGCACAGTCGAACAAGCGCTATGGTTTCGTTACGAAATTCAGCAGTTTGAAGAACATATTGATGATATCAAAAGTTTAATTAATGAACTTAATCAATTAGGAAGTCTTTCAGGAAGTGCCGCCCAATCGATTGATGAATTTTGTGAAGAGGCTGAGATAGCGATCGATCGGTATGAAAAACGCTTTCAGGAAATCTGGCCCCAAGTCGATCCCCTGCGATTATCACCGCAAAGCCGAGCAGAGGCTCAACAACAAGTTTTGCTTTCTGTTCTAGAAGATGAAACTCAAAGTATTGATGTTCAATTTGAGAAATTAACCAGTCAACTTGATAAACTGCTTGACATTTCCGAAGAGCAACAAGAAACCGCACACTTACAAACAAAACAGGCAAAAAAAATACGAAAATTAATTATTTCTATTAGTCTAGTTATTTCTACTTCTATGGCATTTATTTTGGCCATTTATACCGGACGAAAAATTGCGAGTCCTATTGAATTAGTGACCAAAACAGCCCAAAAAGTAACCGCAGATTCCAATTATAATCTGGAAGCACCTGTGATTACAAACGATGAAGTTGGAATTTTGGCTAATGCATTTAATCAACTCATTGTCAAGGTCAAAAAACAGATTTATGAACTATCAGAAGCACAATACTTTTTAGAAAAAAGAGTTGAAGAAAGAACCCATAAATTACAGGAAGCTTTAGACTCCCTGCAAGAAACTCAGGCACAACTGATTCAAACCGAAAAAATGTCGAGTTTGGGTGAAATGGTTGCCGGAGTTGCCCATGAAATTAATAATCCCGTGAGTTTTATCCACGGCAATATTACCCATGCCCAGGAATATATAGATGACCTTTTAGATTTATTACTCCTTTACCAAGAAGTTTATGTGGATATTAAACCTGAAATTCAAAACAAAATCGAGGAAATAGACTTGGATTATATTCAATCTGATTTTCCCAAAATCTTAGCTTCAATGCGTATGGGAACCCGCCGAATACAGACCATTGTCTCGTCTTTAAGAAATTTCTCGCGTTTAGATGAATCAGAAGTCAAGGATGTTAATCTTCATGAAGGATTAGATAGCACGTTAATTATTCTCAGTAGCAAAATAAAACCAGAAATTGAAATCATTAAACAGTATGGAGAATTGCCCCAAATTAATTGTTATCCGGCTCAAATCAATCAAGTTTTTCTCAATTTAATTGTCAATGCAATTGATGCGCTCTTGAATAGTGATGTAGAACCCAAAAAGATCTCGATCATCACGGATAGAATCAGCCGCAATCGAGTTCAGGTTAAGATTGAAGATAATGGGCCGGGAATACCTAAAGAGATTCACCATAAGATTTTTAATCCGTTTTTTACCACTAAGCCAATTGGTGAAGGAACAGGGTTAGGTTTAGCGATTTCCTATCGCATTATTGAAAAACATGAGGGTAAACTTGAAGTTATTTCTGAAGTGGGTCAAGGCACTACTTTTAAAATCACGCTTCCCATAAAATCCTAG
- a CDS encoding CYTH domain-containing protein, producing the protein MAIEIERKFLVKGDSWRGLGKAIHYRQGYIRTENHATVRVRIAGDRGYLTLKTLPSGSSGIRRLEYEYPIPLEDAQEMLEYLCDRPQIDKTRYTFNWGGMVWEVDEFAGDNQGLILAEVELTDANQEIQLPEWVGEEVSEDYRYFNSYLASHPYSQWKS; encoded by the coding sequence ATGGCCATTGAAATTGAACGCAAATTTCTAGTCAAAGGAGACAGTTGGCGAGGATTAGGCAAAGCTATCCACTATCGCCAAGGTTATATTCGCACTGAAAATCATGCAACTGTGCGCGTGCGAATTGCCGGAGATCGGGGCTACTTAACCCTGAAAACCTTACCCTCTGGGTCTTCTGGCATTCGTCGCCTAGAGTATGAATATCCCATCCCCTTAGAGGATGCCCAGGAAATGCTAGAGTATTTGTGCGATCGCCCCCAAATCGATAAAACTCGCTACACCTTTAACTGGGGCGGCATGGTTTGGGAAGTTGATGAATTTGCCGGAGACAATCAAGGCTTAATCCTCGCAGAAGTTGAACTCACCGATGCCAATCAAGAGATTCAATTACCGGAATGGGTGGGTGAAGAAGTATCCGAAGATTACCGGTATTTTAATTCTTATTTAGCCAGCCATCCCTATAGTCAATGGAAGTCTTGA
- a CDS encoding DUF7005 family protein, producing the protein MSIQLRTEILKSYGATPSEVEELLTYNQNIFDPSQLKDSPTFPLEPEPHIQTWETYLSESQNHGVFPTLKSKLVQWQFPIQSGISETENYRAATRKGKATHEMPEATGLVLQEPENLALQLYESLAGKIPVLIVGCRPDFVSIIQALTQRNEPQPIPDSMGASMIAGYNNWDRIRAYRQGWEEKQTQPVTEMQWKLEFKRLTPQKHLYQDRFIVLSSGGYSGVSAAEMGMTELEWLQVSLQIRLAHECTHYFTRRLLGAMRNNLMDELMADYQGIVAGNGGEYRADWFLRFLGLENFPEYRVGGRLENYRGDPELSEGAFKVLQSLVKDAAENLERFHLHHAEALATPAGQARLLIALSQLTLEEVAHSQEDFLSSQFQFISNP; encoded by the coding sequence ATGTCGATTCAACTTCGGACTGAAATCCTCAAATCCTACGGAGCAACCCCTTCAGAAGTGGAAGAACTTCTGACCTACAATCAAAATATTTTTGACCCCAGTCAACTCAAGGACTCTCCTACCTTTCCCTTAGAACCCGAACCGCATATTCAGACTTGGGAAACCTATCTGAGTGAATCTCAAAACCATGGCGTATTTCCTACCCTGAAATCTAAACTCGTTCAGTGGCAATTTCCCATTCAATCGGGTATCAGTGAAACAGAAAATTATCGCGCTGCCACTCGCAAAGGAAAAGCAACACATGAAATGCCAGAAGCAACGGGATTAGTGTTGCAAGAGCCAGAGAATTTAGCATTACAACTCTATGAAAGTTTAGCGGGAAAAATTCCCGTTTTAATCGTCGGATGTCGCCCCGATTTTGTCTCGATTATCCAAGCCTTAACCCAGCGCAATGAACCCCAACCGATTCCCGATTCTATGGGAGCCAGTATGATTGCAGGATATAATAATTGGGATCGAATTCGTGCCTATCGTCAAGGATGGGAAGAAAAACAAACTCAACCGGTTACAGAAATGCAGTGGAAACTTGAGTTTAAACGCCTCACTCCTCAAAAACATCTGTATCAAGACCGGTTTATTGTCCTCAGTTCTGGGGGATATAGTGGGGTGAGTGCTGCCGAAATGGGGATGACAGAATTGGAATGGTTGCAGGTTTCGCTTCAGATTCGTTTAGCCCATGAATGCACCCATTATTTTACTCGTCGGTTGTTAGGAGCAATGCGAAATAATTTGATGGATGAACTGATGGCAGATTATCAAGGAATTGTTGCTGGAAATGGTGGGGAGTATCGAGCAGATTGGTTTTTACGCTTTTTGGGGCTGGAGAATTTTCCAGAGTATAGAGTTGGGGGACGGTTGGAAAATTATCGCGGAGATCCTGAACTGTCTGAAGGTGCGTTTAAGGTGTTGCAGTCTTTAGTTAAGGATGCGGCAGAAAATCTAGAACGCTTTCATCTCCATCATGCTGAAGCCTTAGCTACTCCAGCAGGACAAGCGCGTTTATTGATTGCTTTGAGTCAGTTAACTTTGGAAGAAGTGGCTCATTCTCAGGAAGATTTTTTAAGTTCCCAGTTTCAATTCATATCAAATCCTTAA
- a CDS encoding tryptophan 7-halogenase produces MKIAVIGGGTAGFVAAAHLSKYFPTFDLYHIYDPNIPIIGVGEGTTAIFRDWLQELTGLSDLELVEQCFMTRKYGIKFENWGTQHQSFFHHFCPLREEYAYHLSSEEIVKLLDRYVSATSIHKKVIALESDGMVAKIEFSDRTHLDVDFAIDARGLPKTLGDEHIKVNIIPTNAALLRQCPAIPGGIVDLKINGHPFEYNSATRAIARPHGWIFMIPLTHRTSYGYIYNHLITSIEDVTQDFDIFLDSEGVTSVAKERQLTFPNFTCRSFFDGAVFRIGNTASFLEPLEATAIVWILVFMRSLSVWPLRQLVFKHTKPKLKPDNLQRFNQILFNHLMRTALFIGWHYSMGSRFESEFWKFAQSNYQTELKKFDHPQLLNEFEQFCQLGQNLPHPLTQHQEFVAAAAQQCEDQDINFSMFTTSGFAEMGYGIGYF; encoded by the coding sequence ATGAAAATTGCTGTAATTGGGGGTGGAACAGCCGGTTTTGTGGCGGCTGCACACCTGAGCAAATATTTCCCGACTTTCGATTTGTACCATATTTACGATCCAAATATCCCCATTATTGGTGTGGGAGAGGGAACAACGGCTATTTTTCGGGATTGGTTACAAGAACTGACGGGTTTAAGCGACTTAGAGTTAGTCGAGCAATGTTTTATGACTCGTAAGTATGGCATTAAGTTTGAGAATTGGGGAACTCAACATCAATCGTTCTTTCATCACTTTTGCCCCCTGCGAGAGGAGTATGCTTATCATCTTTCTTCTGAGGAAATTGTGAAGTTGCTGGATCGGTATGTGTCGGCAACTTCTATTCATAAGAAAGTCATTGCACTGGAGAGTGATGGGATGGTGGCTAAGATTGAGTTTAGCGATCGCACTCACCTAGACGTAGACTTTGCGATCGATGCACGGGGACTCCCGAAAACCCTAGGGGATGAGCATATCAAGGTGAACATTATTCCCACCAATGCGGCTCTCCTGCGCCAATGTCCAGCTATCCCTGGCGGTATTGTTGACCTGAAAATCAATGGTCATCCGTTTGAATACAACTCAGCCACCAGAGCGATCGCCCGTCCCCATGGTTGGATTTTTATGATTCCCCTCACTCACCGCACCTCCTATGGTTATATCTATAACCATTTGATTACCAGTATTGAGGACGTAACCCAGGACTTTGATATTTTTCTAGACAGTGAAGGTGTAACGTCCGTTGCTAAAGAACGCCAGCTCACATTCCCTAACTTTACCTGCCGTTCCTTTTTTGATGGAGCAGTGTTCCGCATTGGCAATACTGCGTCATTTTTGGAACCTCTCGAAGCCACAGCGATCGTCTGGATCTTGGTTTTTATGCGATCGCTATCCGTTTGGCCTCTACGTCAGTTAGTTTTCAAGCACACCAAACCCAAACTTAAGCCTGACAATTTACAACGCTTTAATCAAATTCTCTTCAATCATCTCATGCGAACAGCCCTATTTATCGGTTGGCACTATTCCATGGGATCGAGATTTGAGAGCGAATTTTGGAAATTTGCCCAATCTAACTACCAGACTGAGTTAAAAAAATTTGACCATCCACAATTACTCAATGAATTTGAGCAGTTTTGTCAACTCGGTCAGAATCTCCCCCACCCCTTGACTCAACATCAAGAATTTGTAGCTGCTGCTGCCCAGCAATGCGAAGATCAAGACATAAACTTTAGTATGTTTACCACTTCTGGTTTTGCAGAAATGGGCTATGGAATTGGATATTTTTAG